In Chaetodon auriga isolate fChaAug3 chromosome 22, fChaAug3.hap1, whole genome shotgun sequence, the genomic window TTTGGACCATCTCGTCCCAGCAGGTATATATTTATAGTGAAGGAATTATCAGGTGTAAACTTTGTCACAGTGTGCTCATTTActgctcctttcctcttttACCATCATCTCGTTCAGACCTGGCAAAGGGCGAGGCGGCGGCCGTGGAGGTGGTAGGGATGGAGGTCGGGGAAGGGGAGGAGGTAGAGATCGAGACAGGGATGACAGAGGCAGCGGGAAAAGCAGTGGCAAGGCTCTCCCAAGGTCCCTGGCGAGGACCAGTGCGTGCCCAAAGTCAGGTGACGGCATCAGGCCGGAGGTGAGCACCATGCCCTTGCAGAGGATATTCATGACTAATGAGAACCAAGAACAACTCAAGGAGCTGCTGCGGGATCTGCAGTCCCAGGATTGTGATGAGCCATATGAGTAAGCACGTTCTACTAAGAGACTATTTGGTGATGTTTTTCCACTTCAAGTTTATGTGAACTCATATCatcctctctgcctcagtgaATATGGTTCGGATTATTCggggggagaagaggatgaggaggaaataGATGAGTTGGACCACCGTGAGGAAGGCCAGTTTTGGAACACTCATGATGAGCctgtggagagagcagagagcccAGAATATGAGCCTTATGAGTCTGATGATGAACGGCCCACCCCTGAACCCATCATCTCCTTGTTTGCTATAGGAAAACTCTGCAGGTGATgaaattgtttatttctttaaatgaagatgtttgtgctgcagtaCTGTGAAGAGCCTTAAAAAAATAAGCATGGTGAATATTTAGCTTGTCTCCTAACCATTTGTTTTCTCGTCTTTGCTTTGTGTAGGTATGGGTTTGACAGGGAGCGCAGCAAACAGGCATTGGAGTCTGGTGGAGGGGAATTCGGGGCCACTTTGGAACAGCTCCTCCACCAGGTTTTCAGTGAGCGCTACGGCCAGAAAGCTGTAACCCCTAATGGCCTTGAAGGGGTGCCTATGGATGAGTGTTTGAGCCAGAGGCAGGAAGAAGCTCTTGCTCTAGCTGCCATTTATGGCGAGCGCTTCAGTGAGCGCATTGCCAATGCAGTCTGGACAGTAACCCTTGACCTTCCATTCCTCTCAGACAAAGCTGCCAGGAATGGCAGGCAAGTCGGGAGCCAAGGTGGCGGAGGAGCTGTAAGCATTCGCGATGTCTGCCGATTCTACCTGAAAGGGCAAGGCTGCCGGTTTGGGGACAAATGCAAGTTTAAGCACCAGCTCCCGACCAAAGGCAGATCGGGGGCTGGTTCCCCAGACCTAACAGGCCCGAGCCAGGCTGGCTTCAGCAGCTATTCTCCTCCTGAGTATGAACTGGAGATCCGCTTCCCCAAAGGAAACCGTTACCCGTTTCAGGCACCAATAGTTgccttcagcaccacagacgAGTCTGTCGGGGCTGCGGGGAGGCTCAGCATGACGGAAAGATTGTTTGAAGAAGCGCTGGCTGCAGCAAAGAGCAACGAGCCTGTTGTTTACACTCTGATCACCTTATGTGAGGATGAAACTGTCATGAATGAACTGCTGGCAGTCAGTCATCACAAATACAGCACGCCGCCGCCTGTTGTGGTGATTCCTCCACCCTCTTTTGCCGCAACGAAGAGCAAGAGTGTGAGGAGCAATGCTTCTGAGGAAAGCAGGAGTAGTAGCACCAGCAGCAGTAATCATACCACCAACAGAAGGACTGCTCCACCTAACAACCAGAAACCCGTAGATTGTGAGTCAACAAgattatttactgtatatgatttactttccctgttttcactctatttatgtgtttatggtTGAAATCTCATCACCTCTGTCTTAAAAGTgaaagaggcagcagaggcagaggagctggatGAGAGGGACGAGGAAGATGTGGGCGAAGCCGTTCCAGTTGAGAGCGAGAGTTATGTCAatctgaggaagaagatggtGAATAAGCACAACCTGAAGATAGACAACCTGCTGCAAGAAAATGGCAAGCTCTGCCGCGAGTTTCAGAGGAAGCAGGTAAAAGAAGACTGACTAAAAATAATAACTTTTATACGcaatgtatgtatttttaatcCATCGCTGTCCTTCCATCCTTCTGTTCGCCCAGTCATCCAGGCGTTACAGGTCCATgttggagcagaggaggaagctgccGGCTTGGCACGAAAAGGAAAACATCTTGGACCTGTTAGACCGTTGCCAGGTGCTGGTGGTCAGCGGGATGACTGGGTGGGTTACACAGGACAGCGTGAAGTGTTTGTATTCACAAAGACTCAAATGGGGGAAATGCTAAACAAACATCATTAAAAGTCCTATGGATTTCCTGGAAGATTGTAACTAAGTATAAATATAATCCAGATGGTTATACGCTGTTACTTCTCTGCAGGTGCGGTAAGACCACTCAGATCCCTCAGTTCATTCTGGATGCCTCGTTAAGCGGTCGAGCCGAGCAGGTGGCCAACATCATCTGTACTCAGCCACGCCGCATCTCTGCCATCTCTGTGGCCCAGAGGGTGGCGCAGGAGCGTGCAGAGTGTCTGGGCAACTCAGTGGGCTACCAGATCCGCCTGGAGACTGTTAGGGTAGGGGCATATTTGACATGAACGTCTAGTATGCAGGATATTACACCATCAGCTTTTTGTCACAGTCATATGCACCATATATTTCAGAGCATGCTTTATATTATAAAATAACTTCTGCCTCAActacttttcttttctctgactgttctgttctgtcagaCGTCTGCCACCAGACTGCTGTACTGCACCACAGGCGTGTTACTGAGGAGACTGGAGGGCGAAGCAGACCTCAAAGGCGTCACGCACGTCATTGTGGATGAGGTGCACGAGCGAACGGAGGAGAGGTGAGATTATACCGATCACTAATATCTGGTACAGAAAGTGTGCGTTCGAGCTCTTCATGCATTTTGAGTTGTCGCTGAATAGCTTTTGTAATGTAATCAATCTCAGATGTTAGCTTCCCAAACAGGTAAATGATATTTAGAAACTTCttctttgtggctgttttttttattcactgtaCATCTCTCTGTTTCGTCTTGTCTTTGTCAGTGACTTCCTGCTGTTGGTATTAAAAGACCTGGTTGTGCAGAGGCCAGACCTGAAGATCATTCTAATGAGTGCCACACTGAATGCCAACCTCTTCTCTGAGTATTTTTACAACTGTCCCACTGTCCACATTCCAGGTAATCAGCCATATCTGTTTAAGACATGATATGTTCATTACATGATTAACTCAAGACAGTCCCTGGATAGATTTTACAGATTACACTCAGCAAATGTCTCTCATTTCAGGACGCACTTTTCCTGTTGACCAGTTTTTTCTTGAAGATGCTATCGCTAAAGCCCGGTAAGTATATCTTCCTTCACTCCAACAAATGTTTAACTCAGTATTTTTAAAACTGGTCTCACATATAAATGTGTAAGGTTATAATTAACTGTTTGTTTCTTGTGCTACCTCAATAGTCAGAAGTCCAGCAAGctataaacacagagagagagagagagagagagatccaaATAATCACAATTGAATTTATTTTCCCAGCTATGTCATTGAGGATGGCAGCCCTTACATGCGCTCAGGGAAACAAAATTCGTCTTCCGCAAGCGGACGAGGTGGCAAAGGAGATTCAAGGGACATGGTGGACGACTTAGGTGATGACATGTGGAACTTCATGTCTTTCTGTAAGAAGGACTTTGTCAAAGACTCCATTCCAGACCAGCAGCTCAGTCTGCAGGAGCTCACGCTCAGATACAAAGGTGAGTCAAGAGCAAGTATAAACTGAACTGACGGCTTCTTGAATTGTACTTCCTTGGTCTTTAATAAACTTTTAcgttttgttttgctgttgatgCAGATACTAAGAAGTCTGTGCTGAAGACCATTGCTGCAATGGACCTGGACAAGATCAACATGGACCTGGTGGAGAGCCTGCTGGAGTGGATTGTAGATGGAAAACACGACTACCCTCCAGGTAAGAATCGAGTCGAGTTCCATTCAAAACTCTTTGGAAGTGGACTTTGGTTATGTTGGTGTTACCTATTGGTTTCTGTACCCAGGGGCAGTGCTGGTGTTTCTGCCGGGCCTGGCTGAGATCAAGATGCTGTACGAGCAGCTCAAGTCCAACAGAATGTTCAACAACAGGGGCGCAACcaggtctgtgtctgtgtgtgtcaacaggATTTCAAACACTCAGTACTCACATGTTAactaatgtgtttgtgctttccCCTCACTAGGTGTGTGGTGTACCCACTTCACTCCACCTTGTCcaatgaggagcagcaggcgGTTTTCAGCC contains:
- the dhx57 gene encoding putative ATP-dependent RNA helicase DHX57, yielding MNARRRGGKPNRGGGRFNKPKGAGGGGGGGGGKKGGAGRWDDDDDFSLDFGPSRPSRPGKGRGGGRGGGRDGGRGRGGGRDRDRDDRGSGKSSGKALPRSLARTSACPKSGDGIRPEVSTMPLQRIFMTNENQEQLKELLRDLQSQDCDEPYDEYGSDYSGGEEDEEEIDELDHREEGQFWNTHDEPVERAESPEYEPYESDDERPTPEPIISLFAIGKLCRYGFDRERSKQALESGGGEFGATLEQLLHQVFSERYGQKAVTPNGLEGVPMDECLSQRQEEALALAAIYGERFSERIANAVWTVTLDLPFLSDKAARNGRQVGSQGGGGAVSIRDVCRFYLKGQGCRFGDKCKFKHQLPTKGRSGAGSPDLTGPSQAGFSSYSPPEYELEIRFPKGNRYPFQAPIVAFSTTDESVGAAGRLSMTERLFEEALAAAKSNEPVVYTLITLCEDETVMNELLAVSHHKYSTPPPVVVIPPPSFAATKSKSVRSNASEESRSSSTSSSNHTTNRRTAPPNNQKPVDLKEAAEAEELDERDEEDVGEAVPVESESYVNLRKKMVNKHNLKIDNLLQENGKLCREFQRKQSSRRYRSMLEQRRKLPAWHEKENILDLLDRCQVLVVSGMTGCGKTTQIPQFILDASLSGRAEQVANIICTQPRRISAISVAQRVAQERAECLGNSVGYQIRLETVRTSATRLLYCTTGVLLRRLEGEADLKGVTHVIVDEVHERTEESDFLLLVLKDLVVQRPDLKIILMSATLNANLFSEYFYNCPTVHIPGRTFPVDQFFLEDAIAKARYVIEDGSPYMRSGKQNSSSASGRGGKGDSRDMVDDLGDDMWNFMSFCKKDFVKDSIPDQQLSLQELTLRYKDTKKSVLKTIAAMDLDKINMDLVESLLEWIVDGKHDYPPGAVLVFLPGLAEIKMLYEQLKSNRMFNNRGATRCVVYPLHSTLSNEEQQAVFSQPPEGVTKIIISTNIAETSVTIDDVVYVIDSGKMKEKRYDASKSMESLEDSWVSRANALQRKGRAGRVASGVCFHLFTSHCFQHQLAEQQLPEIQRVPLEQLCLRIKILDVFAEQALESVFSRLIEPPVMGSLDAAKQRLRDLGALTADEKLTPLGYHLACLPVDVRIGKLMLFGAIFRCLDPALTIAASLAFKSPFVSPWDKREEANEKKLAFAVASSDHLALLQAYKGWCCAAKNGNQAGFLYCRENFLSWRGLQEIASLKRQFAELLSDIGFIREGLRARVIERMCCKGTDGVLEATGPEANLNAENIRLMSAMLCAALYPNVVQVRAPQGSYKMTSKGAMKMQPKANELRFMTKNDGCVHVHPSSVNYTVRHYNSPYLVYHEKVKTSRVFIRDCSMVSVYPLVLFGGGQVNMELHKGEFVISLDDGWIRFAAASHQVAELVKELRWELDQLLEDKIRSPSMDLCSCPRGSRIIHMIVHLISTQ